In Zhaonella formicivorans, one DNA window encodes the following:
- a CDS encoding uroporphyrinogen decarboxylase family protein, translating to MASEKEKVFQERLSRYTTAMDLGKPDKVPIRLQVSEFLAKYAGFTLQEIYYDLDKNNAAVNKFLADFDVDAVFGAPSLWWASLHDAVGAKYLKFAGRQLEENRQFQYVEEEYMLPEDYDAFIEDPTKWILNTYLPRIHEEFAEPGSYRANLALIKGAAALVMANGAMQQAAATCAKEYGVPTSISGILKAPFDTLGDTLRGLKGIMMDLRKRPDKVLAAMEVLVPHNIFYALATAGGDTVLPAFLPLHRGSYPFLNPKQWDSFYWPTLKKVIEGLWAQGKRTLFYAEGNWTPYLEKIAELPEKSIVFHVDQTDMAKAKEILGGRFCLSGNVPNTMISYGKPEEVRDYCKKLIDEYAADGGFIIDAAGVIQSDAKTENIIALIETAREYGVY from the coding sequence ATGGCCAGTGAGAAAGAAAAGGTTTTTCAGGAAAGATTGAGCCGCTATACGACCGCCATGGACTTAGGCAAACCGGATAAAGTCCCCATTCGCCTGCAAGTCAGTGAATTTTTGGCTAAATATGCCGGTTTTACCTTACAGGAAATTTACTACGATTTGGACAAAAATAATGCTGCTGTTAATAAATTTCTAGCAGATTTTGACGTGGATGCCGTATTCGGCGCTCCCAGTCTCTGGTGGGCCTCATTGCATGATGCGGTAGGGGCCAAATACCTAAAATTTGCCGGCAGGCAGTTGGAGGAAAACCGGCAGTTTCAGTACGTGGAAGAAGAGTATATGCTGCCAGAGGATTATGATGCCTTTATCGAAGACCCGACCAAGTGGATCCTGAACACATATCTGCCCCGTATTCACGAGGAATTTGCCGAGCCCGGTTCATACCGCGCCAATCTGGCTTTGATCAAAGGTGCCGCTGCCTTGGTGATGGCCAACGGAGCCATGCAGCAGGCGGCAGCAACATGCGCCAAGGAATACGGCGTCCCAACATCGATTAGCGGGATCCTCAAGGCGCCATTTGACACTTTAGGTGACACATTACGGGGCCTAAAAGGGATCATGATGGATTTGCGCAAGCGCCCGGATAAAGTGCTGGCAGCTATGGAAGTGCTTGTGCCCCATAACATCTTCTACGCTCTAGCCACTGCTGGCGGAGACACCGTGCTTCCGGCTTTTCTTCCGCTCCACCGTGGCAGCTATCCGTTCCTCAACCCCAAACAGTGGGATAGTTTCTATTGGCCAACGCTTAAAAAAGTGATTGAGGGCTTGTGGGCCCAAGGGAAACGGACACTTTTCTATGCTGAGGGCAACTGGACTCCCTACCTGGAGAAAATCGCGGAGCTGCCGGAAAAGAGCATTGTCTTCCATGTAGACCAGACTGATATGGCCAAGGCTAAAGAAATTTTGGGCGGCAGGTTCTGCTTGAGCGGAAATGTGCCAAATACAATGATCTCTTATGGCAAACCGGAAGAAGTACGTGACTATTGCAAGAAGTTAATTGACGAATATGCCGCTGACGGAGGGTTCATTATTGACGCCGCAGGCGTGATTCAGTCTGATGCGAAGACGGAAAACATTATAGCCCTGATTGAAACAGCAAGAGAATATGGAGTTTATTAG
- a CDS encoding cobalamin B12-binding domain-containing protein has product MAVLSDQLASAIAELEDEKVLELVKERLEAGIAPLEIVGALQEGMTEVGLRFESGEYFLSELVMCGEIMKEAMEILEPHLAGAQQEHRGNIVIGTVRGDVHDLGKNIVVMLLKGAGYNVVDLGVDVPTEKFIEAINEYNAPLVGMSVLLTGCQDAMKDTIEAIRAAGLNVTVLIGGNYVDEMVKDSVGADYFGKSASDAVKIAEKVFAAH; this is encoded by the coding sequence ATGGCTGTACTTTCAGATCAATTAGCAAGTGCTATCGCTGAGTTGGAAGATGAAAAAGTGCTGGAGCTGGTGAAAGAACGCTTGGAAGCCGGTATCGCTCCTTTGGAGATTGTAGGGGCTTTGCAGGAAGGGATGACGGAGGTAGGGCTCCGCTTTGAATCGGGCGAGTATTTTTTAAGCGAACTGGTTATGTGCGGGGAAATCATGAAGGAGGCTATGGAAATCCTGGAACCGCACCTGGCAGGGGCCCAACAGGAACACCGCGGTAACATCGTGATTGGTACGGTCCGTGGCGATGTGCATGACCTGGGGAAAAATATAGTGGTCATGTTGCTCAAAGGTGCCGGGTACAATGTAGTTGATCTGGGCGTAGATGTACCCACAGAAAAATTTATTGAAGCGATTAATGAATATAATGCACCTCTTGTAGGGATGAGCGTCCTGCTCACCGGGTGCCAGGATGCCATGAAGGACACGATAGAGGCCATCAGGGCTGCCGGCTTAAATGTTACGGTCCTCATCGGAGGAAACTATGTTGACGAAATGGTGAAAGATAGCGTGGGTGCCGACTACTTTGGCAAGTCGGCCAGTGATGCTGTAAAGATTGCAGAAAAAGTTTTCGCAGCTCACTAA
- the mntA gene encoding type VII toxin-antitoxin system MntA family adenylyltransferase antitoxin, whose product MELTEKELKLIVGHLQKKILPYLIYIFGSYVQGKARKDSDLDIAFLSEQKHDSYRIFVTAQELAGLLGLDVDLIDLNQASTVFQMQVIRTGKVIYCSDENRRMLFHLLALKKYVKLNEERKCILERIKERGSIYGE is encoded by the coding sequence ATGGAGCTGACTGAAAAAGAACTAAAATTGATTGTAGGGCACTTGCAGAAAAAAATATTACCATATCTTATATATATATTTGGTTCTTATGTTCAAGGCAAGGCAAGAAAGGACAGCGATTTGGATATTGCTTTTTTAAGCGAACAAAAGCACGATAGTTACAGGATTTTTGTCACTGCTCAAGAGTTGGCCGGCTTGTTAGGTTTAGATGTTGATCTGATTGATTTAAACCAGGCGTCAACAGTTTTTCAAATGCAGGTAATCAGGACCGGAAAAGTTATTTACTGCAGCGATGAAAACAGGAGAATGCTTTTCCACCTCCTTGCGCTCAAAAAATATGTTAAGTTGAATGAAGAGCGAAAATGTATCCTAGAGAGAATTAAGGAAAGAGGAAGTATCTATGGAGAATGA
- a CDS encoding PocR ligand-binding domain-containing protein has product MQELTYDGENIKLTCIVEVDVLKQILLSFSKATGLRAYIVDTEGNMLVTSRKKRQRYCDFCQLIRSSEEGVCKCKRSYAQAAHEAGKYGKPYIFRCHAGLIVWAAPIVAEKQCLGAIVCGQVLMWEPEDFFWEEIEEMTRGLNLDITRLIDAAKKLEVLSGERVQAAADLLFLVANHVTKTAMVTLQQQKVISDQQARLGEEIQSRKILEEALRKVNHLTSRGYPLEKEQELTCRVRKGDEAGAYRLLNEILAQIVADYGEDTREIKARILEIVVVLSRASAEGGAKLKDLMSLNSLFVEEFATLRTTEEMCRWLIDVTGKFIKCIREGRAAHNSQAVQKAVDFIRDNYQQKITLEDVSRAVYLSPSHLGNIFKQELGCTVMEFVTKVRIEEAKNLLRDPRYNVIQAAYALGFKDPGYFTKVFKRNEGITPSEYRTKAY; this is encoded by the coding sequence ATGCAAGAGTTGACATACGATGGCGAAAATATTAAGCTGACCTGCATAGTGGAAGTTGATGTATTAAAGCAGATTTTATTATCCTTTAGCAAAGCTACCGGTTTAAGGGCTTACATTGTTGATACGGAAGGGAACATGCTGGTCACGTCCAGAAAAAAGAGGCAGAGGTATTGCGACTTTTGCCAACTGATCAGGTCCAGTGAAGAAGGCGTATGTAAGTGTAAACGTTCTTATGCCCAAGCTGCCCATGAAGCAGGAAAATACGGTAAACCGTATATCTTTCGCTGTCACGCAGGGCTTATTGTCTGGGCTGCACCTATAGTGGCAGAAAAACAGTGCCTCGGAGCCATTGTCTGCGGCCAGGTGTTAATGTGGGAACCAGAGGACTTTTTCTGGGAAGAAATAGAGGAAATGACCCGTGGTTTAAATCTTGACATCACCAGGCTGATTGATGCTGCTAAAAAATTGGAAGTCCTTTCGGGCGAAAGGGTCCAGGCAGCCGCTGACCTGCTTTTCCTGGTTGCCAATCACGTCACCAAGACGGCCATGGTTACTTTGCAGCAGCAAAAGGTGATCAGCGATCAGCAGGCCCGGCTGGGAGAGGAAATCCAATCGAGAAAAATTTTAGAGGAAGCTTTAAGAAAGGTTAACCATCTTACTTCGAGAGGCTACCCCCTGGAAAAGGAACAGGAACTGACCTGCCGCGTGCGCAAAGGTGATGAGGCGGGAGCTTACCGCTTATTAAATGAAATCTTGGCACAGATTGTGGCCGATTACGGTGAAGATACCAGGGAGATTAAAGCCCGGATACTGGAAATAGTTGTCGTTTTATCCAGGGCATCCGCCGAAGGCGGTGCCAAATTAAAGGATCTGATGTCTTTAAACTCCCTGTTTGTGGAAGAGTTTGCTACCTTGCGGACAACCGAGGAAATGTGCCGCTGGCTAATAGATGTTACCGGCAAGTTTATCAAATGCATCCGGGAAGGGAGAGCCGCCCATAACTCCCAAGCGGTTCAAAAGGCGGTTGATTTTATCAGAGATAATTACCAGCAAAAGATTACCCTGGAGGATGTGTCTAGGGCTGTTTATTTAAGTCCCAGCCATCTAGGAAACATATTTAAACAGGAATTAGGGTGTACCGTTATGGAATTTGTAACTAAAGTGAGAATAGAAGAAGCAAAGAACCTGTTGCGGGATCCCAGGTACAACGTGATCCAGGCAGCCTATGCCTTGGGTTTCAAAGATCCTGGTTACTTCACCAAAGTATTTAAACGGAACGAAGGTATCACTCCCAGCGAGTACAGGACAAAGGCATATTGA
- a CDS encoding response regulator, translating into MKPLPTALVVEDNPLNLELLEEVLCSQGYHVLKAENAEEAEEMLQDSLPDVIFLDIQLPGIDGITFARKLRAEKGRALPPLIAVTAHAMQGDAEKIMGAGFDYYLPKPVNINNFLQLLNSLGGKNEPAG; encoded by the coding sequence GTGAAGCCGTTGCCCACCGCCTTAGTAGTTGAGGATAACCCTTTAAACCTGGAACTGTTGGAAGAAGTGCTCTGCTCTCAGGGTTATCATGTCTTAAAAGCGGAAAACGCCGAGGAAGCTGAGGAGATGCTGCAGGATTCCCTGCCGGATGTTATTTTTCTCGATATTCAGCTGCCGGGAATTGACGGAATTACCTTTGCCAGGAAGCTGCGGGCGGAAAAAGGGAGGGCTTTACCCCCTCTGATTGCCGTTACAGCCCATGCTATGCAGGGCGATGCGGAAAAAATTATGGGGGCCGGCTTCGACTACTACCTGCCCAAGCCTGTCAACATCAACAACTTTCTGCAATTGCTTAACTCTTTAGGAGGCAAAAATGAGCCAGCCGGATAA
- the ade gene encoding adenine deaminase: MNRSRLMQAANGQIPCDLVLKNVQLVNVFTKEIYLAEIGICEGYIAHVAQPGEEGIKGEREYDAQGKYAIPGMIDTHIHIESTMMNPANLAKAVLPHGTTTLVTDPHELANVLGLEGVRYILEASANLPLRVFVLAPSCVPSAVGVETSGAAFNAPEISTMLGWERVIGLAEVMDFPGVIYQSRRMQEILEAARKHGGFLQGHTPFLTGRGLSAYQCSGVNSDHETTGTKEALYKLRAGMVLECRESSIAQNIKALAPALKECNYPPNTTLCTDDREPDDLLREGHLDHVIRRAVAEGIPVLEAIRMCTYNAAQVTKLYDLGALAPGKVADVVLLEDLAAFKVNEVFVGGRLVAKEGKPAVELAAPSHPVERKNTVCLRHEPTADTFQIKAPGKEKARVNVIVYDAENPLLTRLAQAELPVKGGCIDLSQEQELAFLSILERHGKNGNVAVGLVQGLGLKRGAIASTVSHDCHNLTVIGREPEDMALAARELARSGGGIVCVAEGKVLAKVELPIAGLMSPLTVEELAPLTSHLKQTIKDLGLLGDYPLLRVATFALAVIPEVKMTDMGLVDVLTQQFIPILA, encoded by the coding sequence ATGAACCGCAGCCGTCTGATGCAAGCAGCCAACGGCCAGATCCCCTGTGATCTGGTGCTGAAGAATGTGCAGCTTGTCAATGTGTTTACCAAAGAAATCTATCTCGCGGAGATTGGTATCTGTGAAGGATATATTGCCCATGTTGCCCAGCCCGGGGAGGAAGGGATAAAAGGGGAAAGGGAGTATGACGCCCAGGGAAAATATGCAATTCCCGGCATGATCGATACCCATATTCATATTGAAAGCACCATGATGAACCCTGCGAACCTGGCTAAGGCTGTGCTGCCCCACGGCACAACCACCTTGGTTACCGATCCTCATGAGCTGGCCAATGTGCTGGGGCTGGAGGGAGTGCGGTACATCCTGGAAGCAAGCGCCAACCTGCCCTTGCGGGTCTTCGTGCTGGCACCTTCCTGTGTGCCTTCCGCAGTAGGGGTTGAGACTTCCGGCGCTGCTTTTAATGCCCCCGAAATTTCCACTATGCTGGGATGGGAGCGGGTGATCGGCCTGGCGGAGGTAATGGATTTTCCGGGGGTGATTTACCAGAGCCGGCGCATGCAGGAGATCCTGGAAGCAGCCAGAAAACACGGGGGATTTTTGCAGGGTCACACCCCTTTCTTAACCGGACGGGGCCTATCGGCTTATCAATGTTCCGGCGTCAATTCCGACCACGAAACTACTGGTACAAAGGAAGCCCTTTACAAGCTCCGGGCCGGGATGGTGTTAGAATGCCGGGAGAGTTCCATCGCCCAGAATATCAAAGCGTTGGCGCCTGCCTTGAAAGAGTGCAATTATCCGCCCAACACCACCCTTTGTACTGATGACAGGGAACCTGATGACCTGCTGCGGGAAGGCCATCTGGACCATGTCATCCGCCGGGCGGTGGCTGAGGGGATTCCGGTTCTGGAAGCCATCAGGATGTGCACTTATAACGCGGCGCAGGTGACGAAACTTTACGACCTGGGGGCACTGGCTCCCGGCAAAGTTGCCGATGTGGTGCTGCTGGAGGATTTGGCTGCTTTTAAAGTGAATGAAGTATTCGTAGGCGGGAGGCTGGTGGCCAAAGAGGGCAAACCGGCGGTGGAATTGGCGGCACCCTCCCATCCTGTGGAAAGAAAAAATACGGTTTGCCTGCGGCATGAACCGACAGCTGACACCTTTCAAATCAAAGCACCGGGGAAGGAAAAAGCCCGGGTCAATGTCATCGTCTATGATGCAGAAAATCCCCTTTTGACCAGGCTTGCCCAAGCGGAATTGCCGGTAAAAGGGGGATGCATCGATCTCAGCCAGGAACAGGAACTTGCATTTTTAAGCATCCTGGAGCGCCACGGCAAAAACGGAAATGTAGCGGTGGGACTGGTGCAGGGGTTGGGGTTAAAACGGGGTGCAATTGCCAGCACAGTGTCCCATGACTGCCACAACCTGACGGTTATAGGCCGGGAGCCGGAGGACATGGCGCTGGCAGCCAGGGAACTGGCCAGGTCAGGCGGTGGCATTGTCTGCGTGGCGGAGGGAAAAGTTTTGGCAAAGGTGGAATTGCCAATTGCCGGACTCATGTCCCCGCTAACGGTCGAAGAGCTTGCACCCCTGACTTCCCATCTCAAGCAGACAATAAAAGATTTAGGCCTTTTGGGGGATTATCCTTTGCTGCGGGTAGCAACTTTTGCTTTGGCCGTAATTCCCGAGGTCAAAATGACTGACATGGGGCTGGTTGATGTTTTAACCCAGCAGTTTATACCTATTCTGGCCTAG
- a CDS encoding corrinoid protein, whose protein sequence is MRRFERIANALVKGKAAKVIELVEEALKKDVPPIEILNRGLLAGMNNISERYRNEEVFIPDVLLASRAFHAGMRVVRPALLQDVRPTPGHVVIGTVAGDLHDIGKNLVVTFLRSAGYEVTDLGIDVHPEEFVEAVVKNNAQVLGMSALLTTTMPVMDSTIKLLEQSGLRERVKVIVGGGPITREYGKKINADGYASEARSAVALVERCLQELTEENGTFVESA, encoded by the coding sequence TTGCGTAGGTTTGAGAGAATAGCTAACGCCTTGGTTAAGGGAAAAGCAGCAAAAGTCATTGAGTTGGTGGAAGAGGCTTTGAAGAAGGATGTTCCCCCTATAGAAATTCTTAATCGGGGTCTTCTGGCAGGAATGAACAATATCAGCGAACGTTACCGCAACGAAGAGGTTTTTATTCCTGATGTGTTGCTGGCTTCAAGGGCATTCCATGCGGGAATGCGGGTTGTCCGACCGGCTTTGTTGCAGGATGTGCGGCCTACCCCCGGCCACGTGGTAATAGGAACCGTAGCCGGAGACCTGCACGACATCGGCAAGAACTTGGTGGTGACATTTTTAAGGTCTGCCGGTTACGAGGTAACGGATTTGGGGATAGATGTCCATCCGGAAGAATTTGTGGAGGCTGTAGTCAAAAACAATGCCCAGGTGCTGGGCATGTCCGCTTTGCTAACTACAACTATGCCTGTGATGGATAGCACCATTAAACTGCTGGAACAGTCAGGACTGCGGGAAAGAGTTAAAGTTATCGTAGGTGGGGGACCTATTACCCGTGAATATGGCAAGAAGATCAATGCAGATGGTTATGCCTCCGAAGCACGCAGTGCGGTGGCACTGGTTGAGCGTTGCCTTCAGGAGTTAACTGAGGAAAATGGAACCTTCGTTGAAAGTGCCTAG
- a CDS encoding response regulator, with translation MLYKKFLKQMLYLGGLFLLSFLLILIAVLHNVRDAREIDGIYTIFIWSGLVLCVAFGLLFARYIHHFKTKVVNPLEKSLAVLTRNGIALTEEDSEAEVILNALNKVDRILTNDQIRQKIYPFWNSVFNEDEVLTGSLKLFGEAGQILSGAFYRYDSFTDKLVLQASYAFPEGGQKVLTYGQGPIGEAAAQNKTVFIRDPEMSITVGLGTIKPSLVGCYPVCTQKMYGVVVFAFPANTSEELLRTMGIFAAQLGIVLDRVRQLEDLKKMAQELNKKTNSLNRELKYKDSILKSSADGIIILTTDGTITSFSRGAEEITGFTAEEVVGKRCCEVMQHHSRDFDSLCGTFLCVICQAAKEKQSVTGKEIYLVHKDGHYVPVLLSATPILDEAGNVLEILQIFKDLTEIKHNLTQLEQASRSKSEFLATMSHELRTPLNAVLGFAELLETETFGPLNEKQKRFTANILTAGKHLLSLINDILDISRVEAGKMEWEQELIDLPALFNGAVNLLREKAAQSGLKIQLDIDPGVGKFVGDERKLKQITYNLLSNAVKFTPAGGQLGIIVKKENSLLEVEVWDTGIGIPKEKREAVFEPFYQVDNYLTRKHQGSGLGLALVKKMVQLAGGRIWIEEAPGKSTVFKFIIPEQPTLFTAVSEEQVQAGRSLVAAVKSEKVCVLIEDDRSTAELLETYLTELGLTVVWAADGEDGIKLIETRKPELIVLDILLPGISGWDVLLQIKSTPQICAIPVLVVSILEEKKKGLALGARDYLVKPVDKMMLNHCLDRILKLRERKFVALVIDDDSGAVELMDNYLKSIDFDVISTFDAREGLKRAKQIKPDIIFLDLLLPGMDGFEFLKAKEENEAIVAIPVVVVTSKNLTPEERRFLEERTLYIARKSEFGKESFINNVLRLMEEGEAVAHRLSS, from the coding sequence TTGTTATACAAAAAGTTTTTGAAGCAGATGCTCTATCTGGGCGGCTTATTCTTGTTATCTTTTCTGCTGATCCTGATTGCCGTGCTCCATAATGTTCGGGATGCTCGTGAGATTGACGGGATATACACCATATTCATCTGGAGCGGGCTGGTGTTATGCGTTGCCTTCGGACTGCTTTTCGCCAGGTATATTCACCATTTCAAAACCAAGGTGGTTAATCCCTTAGAAAAATCGTTAGCCGTGTTAACCAGAAACGGAATTGCTCTGACCGAAGAGGACAGCGAAGCAGAGGTTATCTTAAATGCCTTGAATAAGGTTGATCGGATTTTAACTAATGATCAAATCAGGCAGAAAATCTACCCTTTTTGGAATTCGGTTTTTAATGAAGATGAAGTGCTGACCGGTTCCCTCAAGCTTTTTGGCGAAGCGGGACAAATCCTATCCGGTGCCTTTTACCGCTATGACAGCTTCACCGACAAACTGGTGCTGCAGGCTTCCTACGCTTTCCCGGAAGGCGGCCAAAAAGTATTGACCTATGGGCAAGGACCCATTGGCGAGGCGGCTGCCCAAAATAAAACAGTGTTTATCAGGGACCCGGAAATGTCCATCACCGTAGGGCTGGGGACAATTAAACCTTCTCTGGTAGGCTGTTACCCTGTCTGCACGCAAAAAATGTATGGGGTTGTAGTCTTCGCCTTCCCCGCTAATACTTCGGAGGAACTCTTAAGGACTATGGGAATTTTCGCCGCCCAGCTTGGCATTGTCTTGGACCGGGTGCGCCAGCTGGAGGACCTGAAGAAGATGGCCCAGGAGTTGAATAAGAAGACTAATTCCCTCAACCGGGAGCTGAAATACAAGGACTCCATTTTAAAAAGCTCTGCCGACGGCATTATTATCCTTACCACCGATGGGACTATTACTTCCTTCAGCCGCGGCGCTGAAGAGATCACCGGCTTTACGGCGGAAGAAGTGGTAGGCAAACGCTGCTGCGAGGTAATGCAGCACCACTCCCGGGATTTTGACAGCCTTTGCGGCACCTTTTTATGTGTCATCTGCCAGGCGGCCAAGGAGAAACAGTCTGTAACCGGCAAGGAAATATATTTGGTACATAAGGACGGCCACTATGTGCCGGTACTGTTAAGCGCCACACCCATCCTGGATGAAGCGGGAAATGTGCTGGAAATCCTACAAATTTTTAAAGACCTGACAGAGATCAAACACAATTTAACTCAGCTGGAACAGGCCAGCCGCAGCAAGAGCGAATTTCTTGCCACCATGTCCCATGAGCTGCGCACACCGTTAAATGCTGTGCTCGGTTTTGCTGAACTTTTGGAGACTGAAACCTTCGGCCCCTTAAATGAAAAACAAAAGCGTTTCACGGCCAATATTTTGACTGCTGGCAAGCATCTTTTATCCTTGATCAACGATATTCTGGATATCTCCCGGGTGGAAGCAGGCAAAATGGAGTGGGAGCAGGAGTTAATCGACTTGCCGGCGCTCTTTAACGGTGCAGTAAACCTACTGCGGGAAAAAGCTGCCCAGAGCGGCCTGAAGATCCAATTGGATATAGATCCCGGTGTAGGGAAGTTTGTAGGTGACGAAAGAAAACTGAAACAGATTACCTATAATTTGCTCTCCAATGCTGTAAAATTTACTCCCGCAGGCGGACAGCTGGGTATCATTGTGAAGAAGGAAAACTCTTTGCTGGAAGTGGAAGTGTGGGACACGGGCATCGGGATTCCAAAGGAAAAGCGGGAAGCTGTTTTTGAACCCTTTTATCAGGTAGACAATTATCTGACCCGCAAACACCAGGGTTCCGGCCTGGGCCTGGCGCTGGTGAAAAAGATGGTGCAGCTGGCAGGGGGCCGAATTTGGATAGAAGAGGCGCCAGGCAAAAGCACAGTATTTAAATTTATTATACCCGAACAACCTACTCTCTTTACAGCCGTATCCGAGGAGCAGGTGCAAGCCGGGAGGAGCCTTGTGGCAGCTGTTAAAAGCGAAAAAGTGTGTGTGCTGATTGAGGACGACAGGAGTACTGCCGAGCTGCTGGAGACCTACCTGACGGAGTTGGGGCTGACAGTGGTGTGGGCTGCAGATGGCGAGGACGGAATCAAACTCATTGAAACCCGAAAGCCTGAGCTGATAGTGTTGGACATCCTGCTGCCGGGGATCAGCGGCTGGGATGTGCTGCTCCAAATAAAATCTACGCCTCAAATTTGTGCTATCCCGGTCCTGGTAGTCTCCATCCTGGAAGAAAAGAAAAAGGGGTTGGCTTTGGGGGCCAGGGATTACCTGGTTAAACCTGTCGACAAAATGATGCTTAACCATTGCTTGGATAGGATCTTAAAACTCAGGGAAAGAAAATTCGTGGCTCTGGTCATTGACGATGATTCCGGCGCCGTTGAGCTGATGGACAATTACCTGAAATCCATTGATTTTGATGTAATCTCCACTTTTGATGCCCGGGAGGGTTTAAAGCGGGCGAAACAAATTAAGCCGGATATAATCTTTCTGGATTTGCTGCTGCCTGGAATGGATGGTTTTGAATTTCTGAAAGCAAAGGAAGAAAACGAAGCTATTGTTGCTATTCCTGTGGTAGTAGTTACCTCGAAAAATCTTACACCTGAGGAAAGACGATTTTTGGAGGAAAGGACCCTATACATTGCCCGCAAAAGCGAGTTCGGCAAGGAAAGTTTTATAAACAATGTACTGCGTTTAATGGAGGAAGGTGAAGCCGTTGCCCACCGCCTTAGTAGTTGA
- the hepT gene encoding type VII toxin-antitoxin system HepT family RNase toxin, with protein sequence MENDIILNKSQIIERCIRRIHEEYGNNPDNLQNFTKQDSIILNIQRACEASIDLAMHLVAENNLGIPQTSREAFDLLYQNNIISLALAEKLKAMVGFRNIAIHDYQAINLEIVRKIIEDHLKDLQEFTKTVLKL encoded by the coding sequence ATGGAGAATGATATAATTTTGAATAAGAGTCAGATAATTGAGCGCTGCATTAGAAGAATACATGAAGAATACGGCAATAACCCTGACAACCTACAAAACTTTACTAAACAGGACTCGATTATACTAAATATCCAGCGGGCATGTGAGGCAAGCATTGATCTTGCTATGCATCTTGTTGCAGAAAATAATTTGGGAATACCTCAAACAAGCCGAGAGGCATTTGATCTGCTTTATCAAAATAACATTATATCTCTGGCTTTGGCAGAAAAGCTAAAGGCAATGGTTGGTTTTCGCAATATTGCTATTCACGACTATCAGGCAATTAATCTTGAGATAGTCCGGAAGATTATCGAGGACCATTTGAAGGATCTCCAGGAGTTTACTAAAACAGTACTAAAGTTGTAA